The following coding sequences lie in one Gadus macrocephalus chromosome 1, ASM3116895v1 genomic window:
- the dpm1 gene encoding dolichol-phosphate mannosyltransferase subunit 1, with translation MASRTSTRSRGDGEKYSVLLPTYNERENLPLIVWLLVKYFGESGYDYEIIVIDDGSPDGTLEIAEQLQKIYGEDKILLRPRAKKLGLGTAYIHGIKHATGSFIFIMDADLSHHPKFIPEFIEKQKEGDYDLVSGTRYQGDGGVYGWDLRRKLISRGANFVTQVLLRPGASDLTGSFRLYKRKVLEGLIERCVSKGYVFQMEMIIRARQLDCSIGEVPISFVDRVYGESKLGGNEIVSFLKGLLTLFATT, from the exons ATGGCCAGCAGAACGTCAACACGGAGCCGGGGCGATGGGGAGAAATACTCTGTCCTGTTACCCACGTACAACGAACGGGAGAACCTGCCCCTCATCGTGTGGCTGCTGGTGAAGTACTTCGGGGAAAG TGGTTATGATTACGAGATTATAGTCATCGACGACGGAAGCCCAGACGGAACACTGGAGATTGCGGAACAGTTGCAGAAAATATATGGAGAGGACAAGATT CTTCTGAGGCCCAGGGCAAAGAAACTAGGCTTGG GCACTGCCTACATCCACGGCATCAAACACGCCACGGGGAGCTTCATCTTCATCATGGACGCTGATCTCTCTCATCAT CCTAAATTCATCCCAGAGTTCATAGA gaaGCAGAAGGAGGGGGACTACGACCTGGTTTCGGGGACTCGTTACCAAGGCGATGGGGGCGTTTATGGCTGGGATCTTCGCAGGAAGCTCATCAG CCGAGGAGCCAACTTCGTGACCCAGGTTCTGTTGAGACCAGGGGCGTCCGACCTGACCGGAAGCTTCAG gctGTACAAGAGGAAGGTTCTGGAGGGTTTGATCGAGCGCTGCGTCTCCAAGGGTTACGTCTTCCAGATGGAGATGATCATCCGCGCCCGACAGCTCGACTGCTCCATTGGAGAG GTGCCCATCTCCTTCGTGGACCGGGTGTACGGAGAGTCCAAGCTGGGGGGCAATGAAATCGTGTCGTTCCTGAAAGGCCTGCTCACCCTGTTCGCGACCACCTGA
- the LOC132464077 gene encoding LOW QUALITY PROTEIN: collagen alpha-1(XX) chain (The sequence of the model RefSeq protein was modified relative to this genomic sequence to represent the inferred CDS: inserted 2 bases in 2 codons; deleted 1 base in 1 codon; substituted 1 base at 1 genomic stop codon), which yields MWQRGTPPLAAEPHAGFIHLNPVFSPSSSSSSSPMARCLLAFLLLLTSEVHAQGRLKLTVLSEDRLQMKWREADGPVQGYKVRVKPIADVPQPELMLTTTRGRATVAGLDPAQEYNLQVLLLNGTAERLLAKRRFTISGLREEELLRSGGRDGKRRLSPIGSGSGDLDDVTDALLGVPTVLYQDTPRPTRPVPTSATSTTTTSATVAGTTDSTDPASSDYEDPPPDRTPKEKRKKKKDKERPKGREKEPKREAQNNPRKTTPSQPTTGGSSRAPVDCVAEAPAEVVLVVDGSWSIGRTDFRRVREFLEGVASRFRIGANHVRFALTQYSSDPRTEWQLNNFTNKEDLIEAIRSFRYKGGNTFTGQALLHVMDETLGAESGARPDTPVFLILLTDGKSQDDAVTAGNRLKATGVEIIGIGQRSRPVMSRPVMSHPVHIPVASRGTTAGSIGMCCGNFFKRELRLGQMRLLNEKSTQYRRMRKGMLVHPAGVSPEHTISLVFRLLQSTPRESFSLWQITDNDFQPKMAVVLDPTTKHLVYLSLDYRGEVQELTFDQPQVRKLFYGXYHKVHLSVSQVSVSLWVDCQRVGERAARPLGPLPSDGFETLGSXPRPGGPRSGSVPFQLQXFEIVCNTTWASEDTCCDLQAWSRDEESCPPPAYACTCSSEVPGAPGPGGGLGPGVRGEKGEKGDQGSKGEVGPPGLPGFEGGLGPLGNRGPPGAPTQGKMGPPGARGEKGDLGKPGNQGAPGLVGAKGEIGPPGPRGIRGLEGNIGAPGLTGPRGSQGMPGHPGPSGGRGPFGLVGPTGLPGNKGERGEKGEPQSMAMIYQLVTQACEQLVHKEVMKLDLFLNEVSRKPAPIAEPEGPPGEPGIPGGVGSPGPRGNQGRIGPRGMPGRTGYPGEQGRRGVSGEKGSPGANEQGPPGIAGHAGSAGESKLGAPGPRGEDGKLGPPGILGASGQPGEVGPPGVCDSANGCQGNVQQADPYYGYQP from the exons ATGTGGCAGCGGG GAACCCCGCCACTCGCTGCAGAGCCCCACGCAG GCTTCATTCATCTCAATCCGGTGTTCTCTCCATCTTCATCGTCATCCTCCTCACCGATGGCTCGCTGTCTGCTCGcgttcctcctgctccttacCTCAGAGGTCCACGCCCAGG gtcgtCTGAAGCTCACTGTTCTGTCGGAGGACCGGCTGCAGATGAAATGGCGGGAGGCTGACGGCCCCGTTCAGGGCTACAAGGTCCGAGTCAAGCCCATCGCAG ACGTGCCCCAGCCGGAGCTGATGCTGACCACCACGCGGGGGCGGGCCACGGTGGCCGGGCTGGACCCGGCCCAGGAGTACAACCTGCAGGTCCTGCTGCTCAACGGCACGGCCGAGAGGCTGCTGGCCAAGAGACGCTTCACCA TATCTGgcctgagggaggaggagcttcTGCGTAGCGGAGGTCGCGACGGGAAGAGGAGGCTGTCGCCGATTGGCTCGGGGTCAGGTGACCTCGATGACGTCACAGACGCCCTGCTGGGGGTGCCCACCGTTCTGTACCAAGACACGCCCAGACCGACCCGACCCGTCCCCACCAGTGCTACCAGTACCACCACTACCAGCGCCACCGTCGCTGGTACGACAGACTCTACAG acCCCGCCTCCTCGGACTACGAAGACCCTCCCCCAGATAGGACACccaaggagaagaggaagaagaagaaggataaGGAGAGGccgaaggggagagagaaggagccgAAGAGAGAGGCTCAGAACAACCCGAGAAAGACCACCCCTTCACAACCTACCACAG gcggcTCCTCGCGGGCCCCGGTGGACTGTGTGGCGGAGGCCCCTGCGGAGGTGGTCCTGGTGGTGGACGGCTCCTGGAGCATCGGCAGAACCGACTTCAGGCGCGTCCGCGAGTTCCTGGAGGGCGTGGCCAGCCGCTTCCGCATCGGAGCCAATCACGTCCGCTTTG ccctCACCCAGTACAGCTCGGACCCTCGGACCGAGTGGCAGCTCAACAACTTCACCAACAAAGAGGACCTGATAGAGGCCATCCGCAGCTTCAGATACAAGGGAGGAAACACcttcacag gcCAGGCCCTGCTCCACGTGATGGATGAGACGctgggggcggagtcaggggCCCGGCCGGACACGCCCGTCTTCCTGATCCTGCTCACCGACGGCAAATCACAGGACGACGCCGTCACCGCCGGCAACCGGCTGAAGGCCACCGGCGTGGAGATCATCGGcataggtcagaggtcacgcCCTGTGATGTCACGTCCTGTGATGTCACATCCTGTACACATTCCTGTAGCAAGCAGAGGAACAACGGCAGGATCCATCGGAATGTGTTGTGGCAATTTCTTTAAGAGAGAATTGCGTCTAGGACAGATGAGACTTCTAAAtgaaaaaagcacacaata CAGAAGAATGCGTAAGGGGAT gttgGTGCACCCAGCGGGGGTCTCC CCAGAACACACCATCAGCCTGGTGTTCCGTCTGCTCCAGTCCACCCCGCGGgagtccttctctctctggcaGATCACCGACAACGACTTCCAGCCCAAGATGGCCGTTGTGCTGGACC ccaCCACCAAACACCTGGTGTACCTGAGTCTGGACTACCGAGGGGAGGTCCAGGAGCTGACCTTCGACCAGCCGCAGGTCCGCAAGCTCTTCTACG GCTACCACAAG GTCCACCTGTCCGTCAGCCAGGTGAGCGTCTCCCTGTGGGTGGACTGCCAGCGGGTGGGCGAGAGGGCGGCCCGCCCCCTGGGGCCCCTGCCCAGCGACGGGTTCGAGACCCTGGGAAGCTGACCAAGACCAGGGGGCCCGCGCAGCGGCTCCGTCCCG TTCCAGCTCC TCTTTGAGATCGTCTGCAACACCACCTGGGCTTCAGAGGACACCTGCTGTGACCTGCAGGCCTGGTCA agagacgaggagagctGCCCTCCTCCTGCGTACGCGTGCACGTGCTCCTCAGAAGTCCCCGGCGCCCCGGGACCCGGGGGGGGACTagg GCCCGGCGTCCgcggggagaaaggagagaagggggatcAAGGTTCAAAG GGGGAAGTGGGGCCCCCAGGGCTGCCTGGGTTTGAGGGGGGCCTGGGGCCTCTAGGAAACAGAGGGCCCCCTGGAGCTCCTACCCAGGGGAAGATG GGTCCTCCGGGCGCTCGCGGGGAAAAAGGAGACTTAGGAAAGCCGGGAAATCAG gggGCCCCTGGCCTTGTGGGGGCTAAAGGAGAGATCGGGCCCCCAGGCCCCAGG GGCATCAGAGGTCTGGAGGGGAACATCGGCGCTCCAGGTCTCACTGGGCCCCGG GGTTCCCAGGGCATGCCCGGACACCCCGGCCcgtcgggggggaggggcccctTTGGGCTGGTGGGGCCTACG GGCCTTCCAGGAAACAAGggcgagaggggggagaag GGGGAACCACAGTCTATGGCCATGATCTACCAGCTGGTTACACAAGCCTGTGAACAGCTAGTGCATA AGGAGGTGATGAAGCTGGACCTGTTCCTGAATGAGGTGAGCCGTAAGCCGGCCCCCATAGCGGAGCCTGAGGGCCCCCCCGGAGAGCCAGGGATACCGGGCGGGGTCGGGTCCCCGGGACCCCGAGGCAACCAGGGCCGCATCGGCCCCAGAGGAATGCCGGGGAGGACGGGCTACCCCGGAGAACAGG GGAGGCGGGGTGTGAGCGGGGAGAAGGGATCCCCAGGGGCCAACGAGCAGGGCCCCCCGGGGATCGCAGGACATGCAG gttcAGCAGGTGAATCTAAGCTGGGAGcccccgggccccggggggaGGATGGTAAGCTGGGGCCCCCAGGTATCCTAGGGGCCTCTGGGCAGCCCGGAGAGGTGGGCCCCCCCGGGGTGTGTGACAGTGCCAACGGTTGCCAGGGCAACGTACAGCAAGCCG ACCCCTATTATGGATACCAGCCCTGA
- the taf13 gene encoding transcription initiation factor TFIID subunit 13: MPSLTLRFSPRGCSRVRMADEEDEAGYDEEAEDGGGGLEAGGHGKRKRLFSKELRCMMYGFGDDQNPYTESVDILEDLVIEFVTEMTHKAMSIGRQGRVQVEDIVFLIRKDPRKFARVKDLLTMNEELKRARKAFDEANYGS, encoded by the coding sequence ATGCCGTCATTGACGTTGCGTTTCTCCCCCAGGGGGTGCAGCAGGGTCCGGATGgccgacgaggaggacgaggcggGCTACGATGAGGAGGCggaggacggcggcggcgggctggaggcggggggccacggaaagaggaagaggctgTTCTCTAAGGAGCTCCGCTGTATGATGTACGGCTTCGGGGACGACCAGAACCCCTACACGGAGTCCGTGGACATCCTGGAGGACCTGGTGATCGAGTTCGTCACGGAGATGACCCACAAGGCCATGTCCATCGGCCGCCAGGGCCGCGTCCAGGTGGAGGATATCGTGTTCCTGATCCGGAAGGACCCCCGCAAGTTCGCCCGAGTGAAGGACCTGCTGACGATGAACGAGGAGCTGAAGCGGGCCCGCAAGGCCTTCGACGAGGCCAACTATGGCTCCTGA
- the slc35c2 gene encoding solute carrier family 35 member C2, with protein sequence MACPVQFLCKTVRNVGLVLFYYVFSIGITFYNKWLMKGFHYPLFMTLVHLTMIFLLSTMTRHLVARWTGKPRVVLSWRVYLVKVAPTALATVLDIGLSNWSLLFITISLYTMTKSSAVLFILFFSLVFKLEEPNPYLVVVVVLISSGLFMFTFESTQFNMEGFLMVLLAAFIGGIRWTLTQILMQKAELGLQNPVDTMYHLQPLMFLCLFPLFLFNEGLGVSSSEKLFRVEHLPPLLYSLLTLSLGGALAFGLGFSEFLLVSRTSSLTLSIAGIFKEVCTLLLAAGFMGDRMSAVNWLGFAVCLSGISLHVGLKTYYSRNKGPSLRPLTSKSSELELPLLRADEDEDSPGGEGSDCGQEISLH encoded by the exons ATGGCGTGTCCCGTCCAGTTCCTCTGCAAGACGGTCCGGAACGTGGGCCTGGTTCTCTTCTACTACGTGTTCTCCATAGGCATCACCTTCTACAACAAATGGCTGATGAAG GGCTTCCACTACCCTCTCTTCATGACCCTGGTCCACCTCACCATGATCTTCCTGCTGTCCACCATGACCAGGCACCTCGTCGCACGCTGGACGGGGAAGCCGCGCGTGGTCCTGAGCTGGAGGGTCTACTTGGTCAAAGTAGCtcctacag cccTGGCTACGGTCCTGGACATTGGCCTGTCCAACTGgagcctcctcttcatcaccatcaGCCT GTACACCATGACCAAGTCCTCCGctgtcctcttcatcctcttcttctccctcgtCTTCAAGCTGGAGGAGCCG AACCCgtacctggtggtggtggtggtgctgatctCCAGCGGTCTGTTCATGTTCACCTTTGAGTCGACCCAGTTCAACATGGAGGGCTTCCTCATGGTGCTGCTGGCCGCCTTCATCGGGGGCATCCGCTGGACGCTCACGCAGATCCTCATGCAGAAGGCGGAGCTGG GTCTCCAGAACCCCGTGGACACCATGTACCACCTGCAGCCTCTCATGTTCCTCTGcctcttccccctcttcctcttcaacgAAG gtctgGGCGTGAGCTCGTCGGAGAAGCTGTTCCGGGTGGAGCACCTGCCCCCCCTGCTGTACTCCCTGCTGACGCTGAGCCTGGGGGGGGCGCTGGCCTTCGGCCTGGGCTTCTCGGAGTTCCTCCTGGTGTCCCGGACCTCCAGCCTCACCCTCTCCATAGCGGGCATCTTCAAG GAGGTGTGCACCCTGCTCCTCGCGGCGGGCTTCATGGGGGACCGGATGAGCGCGGTGAACTGGCTGGGCTTCGCCGTGTGTCTGTCCGGCATCTCGCTGCACGTGGGCCTCAAGACCTACTACTCCAGGA ACAAGGGCCCCTCGTTAAGGCCCCTAACGAGCAAGAGCTCGGAGCTGGAGCTGCCTCTGCTGCGGGCCGACGAAGACGAGGACTCGCCCGGGGGCGAAGGCTCTGACTGCGGACAGGAGATCAGTCTACACTGA